In Candidatus Ancaeobacter aquaticus, a single genomic region encodes these proteins:
- a CDS encoding type II secretion system protein GspG, whose translation MISRSKNGFTLVEILAVLFIIALIAGITIPVMHSMYSKSKTAKAKSDIARLTAAADLYNAEWGTYPASSNANLVIALESESPFTKKPYLSFKTKDIENNKVVDAWGKPYIYVLIIDPDNETETISIESSGPNATAGDSDDITSAQ comes from the coding sequence ATGATTTCTAGATCAAAAAATGGATTCACTCTTGTAGAAATTCTCGCAGTGTTATTTATTATAGCACTCATTGCAGGTATCACTATCCCCGTAATGCATTCAATGTATTCAAAAAGTAAAACGGCAAAAGCAAAAAGTGATATCGCGAGACTTACTGCTGCTGCTGACTTGTATAATGCCGAATGGGGCACCTATCCTGCAAGCAGTAACGCTAATCTTGTAATCGCCCTAGAGTCTGAGAGCCCCTTCACAAAAAAGCCGTACCTTTCCTTCAAAACTAAAGATATTGAAAATAATAAGGTTGTAGACGCGTGGGGAAAACCATATATATACGTACTTATTATTGATCCTGATAACGAGACTGAAACGATAAGCATAGAGTCATCCGGGCCAAATGCAACTGCCGGTGATAGTGACGATATTACGAGTGCGCAATAG
- a CDS encoding prepilin-type N-terminal cleavage/methylation domain-containing protein, which translates to MKKKNSGVTLIELVAVIGIIAVLFLITAPFYRNFQTKLLLKSSSESISSYIKNAKSLAINYNRKFSIIIDPIQSKISTYDYIDTDPDNPFVSDTDAIARRDQEVAEAGDVKSDAIQNVSDYTLPGQLEITTSGAITQITVSSSGSMNGCSIWIKNKSGDSCYTVTTTTTGAIRIYDYEKPQN; encoded by the coding sequence ATGAAGAAAAAAAATAGCGGAGTGACACTCATTGAGCTTGTAGCAGTGATTGGGATCATTGCTGTCTTATTCCTTATTACCGCACCATTTTACCGGAACTTTCAGACAAAACTTTTGTTAAAAAGCTCCTCTGAGTCAATCTCAAGCTATATTAAGAACGCAAAATCACTTGCAATAAATTACAATAGAAAATTCAGCATCATAATCGACCCCATTCAGTCTAAAATATCAACTTATGACTATATCGATACCGATCCAGACAATCCATTTGTTAGCGATACAGATGCAATAGCACGCAGAGATCAAGAAGTAGCCGAGGCAGGTGATGTAAAATCAGATGCAATACAAAATGTAAGTGATTATACTCTCCCCGGACAACTCGAAATAACAACGAGCGGTGCAATAACCCAAATAACCGTAAGCTCATCCGGAAGCATGAATGGTTGTTCAATATGGATTAAAAATAAAAGTGGAGATTCTTGCTATACTGTTACTACAACAACCACCGGAGCGATTAGGATATATGATTACGAGAAACCACAGAATTAG
- a CDS encoding type II secretion system protein GspG translates to MKRNNGFTLLELLAVIAIVIILAGILIPSVGVVRKKAKSARAQADIESLCVALKMLEADFGLYPTATNPNDLADYLGEPIGKNADGSINLTPAATDVTYGPYMEFKQKNLTGVRFDDPWSNAYIYTLTNPDPTNIPNRDFYIHSFGPNGTNNQGGTDDVYNW, encoded by the coding sequence ATGAAAAGAAATAACGGATTCACATTACTTGAACTCCTTGCAGTAATCGCGATAGTGATTATCTTAGCGGGAATACTTATTCCTTCAGTGGGGGTTGTTAGAAAAAAAGCAAAATCTGCACGTGCGCAGGCTGATATTGAATCATTGTGTGTAGCCCTTAAAATGCTTGAGGCGGATTTTGGATTATATCCAACGGCCACAAATCCAAACGATTTAGCAGACTATCTTGGTGAACCAATAGGTAAAAATGCTGACGGAAGTATAAATTTGACTCCAGCAGCAACTGACGTAACGTATGGGCCCTACATGGAGTTTAAACAAAAAAATCTTACAGGCGTTCGATTCGATGACCCTTGGAGTAATGCATATATTTATACACTCACTAATCCCGATCCCACTAATATCCCTAATCGTGATTTTTATATTCATTCTTTTGGACCTAATGGCACCAATAATCAGGGTGGCACTGACGATGTGTATAACTGGTAG